In Bacteroidota bacterium, one DNA window encodes the following:
- a CDS encoding UvrD-helicase domain-containing protein → MGSGNRSSRHEAATNIIKVFNRFSEEHIEPDKVKTKDQMLRSLLKMYAQYLKMLKEQHNRISTVDLSLLQLEAFRSIISSDKGKHVYKHIIIDEYQDTNSIQEKIFFELAKGHKNLCVVGDDDQALYRFRGATVENLVEFPKRCDVFIGVKPHRIDLVKNFRSKKKIVDTYNHFIKLVDWTNNGDPNSQFRIHDKIINPHSKDKNFSVAVTSNAGRSWNWNLLTSLRN, encoded by the coding sequence ATGGGCAGCGGTAATCGCTCATCCAGGCATGAAGCTGCGACAAATATTATAAAAGTATTTAATAGATTTTCTGAGGAACATATAGAACCGGATAAAGTGAAAACGAAGGATCAAATGCTGCGTTCTCTTTTAAAAATGTATGCTCAGTATTTAAAGATGCTGAAAGAGCAACATAATAGAATCAGTACTGTTGATCTTTCGCTTTTGCAACTTGAAGCGTTTCGGTCCATAATCTCTTCTGATAAAGGAAAACATGTTTACAAACATATCATCATCGACGAGTATCAGGACACAAATAGCATTCAGGAAAAAATATTCTTTGAGCTTGCAAAGGGTCATAAGAATTTATGTGTTGTTGGTGACGATGATCAGGCTTTATACAGGTTCCGCGGCGCAACAGTTGAGAACCTGGTTGAGTTTCCAAAACGATGTGATGTATTTATCGGTGTAAAACCTCACCGCATCGATCTTGTCAAAAATTTTCGTTCGAAGAAAAAAATTGTTGATACCTATAACCATTTTATTAAACTGGTTGATTGGACGAATAATGGTGATCCAAATTCTCAATTTAGAATCCATGATAAAATAATTAACCCTCATTCAAAAGACAAGAATTTTTCGGTTGCTGTTACATCAAATGCCGGACGAAGCTGGAATTGGAACTTGCTCACTTCATTAAGAAATTAA